From a region of the Oncorhynchus tshawytscha isolate Ot180627B linkage group LG14, Otsh_v2.0, whole genome shotgun sequence genome:
- the trpc2a gene encoding short transient receptor potential channel 2, producing MDNTTPDQWQAIVNKKLHFPPELIAAIQEDNALLVGSLLSTGDGIIRQLDESEDRLWREALNLSIRMGNEDTFSALMLGVKFDFRQIYEALLVAVDTNQPRVVKRLLDRLDQEKGNKMDVRSFSMAIFDHSIDDSQFAPGVTPLTLACQKDLYDIVTMLTKKGHAIPLPHSISCTCLECRNGRQYDLLKFSLSRINTYRGMASRAYLSITTEDAMLSAFRLSRELRKLSKKEPEFKPQYLSLEELCQEFAVEMLAMCRNQSEVTTVLNICDDDNEDELDEQTFEEGIPTLSRLRLAVNYNQKLFVSHPICQQVLSSIWCGNIPGWRGSKTVWKLTVSLGIFFTMPLLCMIYWVAPKSKIGKTLKIPVIKFLLHSASYLWFIITLLAESIFMEMYRDEFASRQQNILYNSLHMIWVVGFFWSECKNVWAEGLRGYIVDWSNILDMIVLSMYLASFGLRVLIMAIGHFVCQDQNLVEKCAYFTQTLRDEWWQEDPQLISEILFAVTSMLSFTRLAYILPAHESLGTLQISIGIMIDDMMRFMFLLMIIGTAFLCGLNNIYVPYATSPHLGRFNETFSFLFWTMFGASNQGYVDMPDFVLAQFVGRVLYGVFTLVIVIILLNMLIAMITNSFQKIEDDADVEWKFARSKLYLSYFREGSTIPVPFNLVPSPKALFYLLRGFFCCCKRNKIPDYPPIASMSNSTMNNSGEAGMDRVSYRLQVVKALVQRYIEAARREFGEATRKDVGNRITELNKGVGRLHSDMKKFYQNLQNSKSFGSKGDGGNFLGKYIKGAQNNFKNFDKNEAMGNSPDLLPVNLHLVGVVEEGKKEEGKTEMIPGGVYREKHPHKQQ from the exons ATGGACAATACTACG CCAGACCAATGGCAGGCGATTGTGAACAAAAAGCTTCATTTCCCCCCGGAGCTGATAGCAGCCATTCAGGAAGACAACGCACTTCTGGTGGGCAGCCTGCTGTCCACAGGGGACGGCATCATCCGCCAGCTGGATGAGTCTGAGGACCGTCTGTGGAGAGAAGCCCTGAACCTGTCCATCCGCATGGGCAATGAGGACACTTTCTCCGCTCTGATGCTGGGCGTCAAGTTTGACTTTAGGCAGATCTACGAGGCGCTGCTGGTGGCGGTGGACACCAACCAGCCCCGGGTGGTCAAGAGGCTCCTGGACCGCCTGGATCAGGAAAAGGGCAACAAGATGGATGTGCGCTCATTCTCCATGGCCATATTTGACCACTCCATTGATGACTCCCAGTTTGCCCCCGGAGTGACCCCGCTGACCCTGGCCTGTCAGAAGGACCTGTATGACATTGTCACCATGTTGACTAAGAAGGGTCATGCCATCCCTCTGCCTCACTCTATCTCCTGTACCTGTCTGGAGTGCCGGAACGGCCGTCAGTATGACCTGCTGAAGTTCTCTCTGTCTCGTATCAACACCTACCGGGGCATGGCCAGCCGGGCATACCTCTCCATCACCACAGAGGATGCCATGCTCAGTGCCTTCAGACTCAGCCGGGAGCTACGCAAGCTCTCCAAGAAAGAACCTGAATTTAAG CCCCAGTACCTGAGCCTGGAAGAGCTGTGTCAGGAGTTCGCAGTGGAGATGCTGGCCATGTGTCGCAACCAGAGTGAGGTCACAACGGTCCTGAACATCTGTGATGACGATAATGAAGATGAACTGGACGAGCAGACCTTTGAGGAGGGGATTCCAACCCTGTCACGCCTACGCCTTGCAGTCAATTACAATCAAAAACTG TTTGTGAGTCATCCCATCTGCCAGCAAGTGCTGTCGTCCATTTGGTGTGGAAACATCCCAGGGTGGCGGGGCAGCAAGACGGTCTGGAAGCTCACGGTGTCTCTTGGGATCTTCTTCACCATGCCTCTCCTCTGTATGATCTACTGGGTCGCTCCCAAGTCCAAG ATTGGAAAGACTTTGAAGATACCTGTGATCAAATTCCTGCTGCACTCTGCCTCCTACCTGTGGTTCATCATCACCCTTCTAGCTGAGTCTATTTTCATGGAGATGTACCGCGATGAGTTCGCATCCCGGCAGCAAAACATCCTCTACAACTCTCTCCATATGATCTGGGTGGTCG gtttcttctggAGTGAGTGTAAGAATGTGTGGGCGGAGGGTCTGAGGGGTTACATCGTGGACTGGTCCAACATTCTGGACATGATAGTACTCAGCATGTACTTGGCCTCCTTCGGTCTGAGAGTCCTCATCATGGCAATTGGTCATTTTGTTTGCCAAGACCAAAACTTGGTTGAGAAGTGTGCCTACTTCACCCAAACAC TGCGAGATGAATGGTGGCAGGAGGACCCTCAGCTGATCTCAGAGATTCTGTTCGCTGTGACCAGCATGCTCAGCTTCACCCGACTGGCCTACATCCTGCCTGCCCATGAGTCTCTGGGTACTCTACAGATCTCCATTGGTATAATGATAGATGACATGATGCG GTTCATGTTTCTCTTGATGATCATTGGAACAGCTTTTCTCTGTGGACTGAATAATATCTATGTGCCCTACGCAACTTCTCCACATCTTGGACG CTTCAATGAAACCTTCAGCTTTCTCTTCTGGACCATGTTTGGTGCATCTAATCAAGGCTATGTGGACATGCCAGATTTTGTCCTGGCTCAGTTTGTGGGCAGGGTCCTGTATGGGGTCTTCACTCTCGTCATTGTCATTATCCTGCTCAATATGCTTATCGCCATGATCACTAATTCATTCCAGAAGATAGAG GATGATGCTGATGTTGAATGGAAGTTTGCTCGTTCAAAGCTCTACTTGAGTTACTTCAGAGAGGGCTCCACTATACCTGTACCCTTCAACCTCGTCCCCTCTCCAAAGGCCTTGTTCTACTTACTGAG GGGCTTTTTCTGTTGCTGCAAACGAAATAAAATTCCAGACTATCCTCCTATTGCCTCTATG TCCAACAGTACAATGAACAACAgtggagaggcagggatggacCGAGTGTCATATCGCCTGCAGGTGGTCAAGGCGCTGGTACAGCGCTACATAGAAGCAGCCCGCAGGGAGTTTGGAGAGGCGACACGTAAAG aTGTGGGGAACAGGATCACAGAACTGAACAAGGGGGTGGGGAGACTTCACTCTGATATGAAGAAGTTCTATCAGAACCTGCAGAACAGCAAGTCCTTTGGCTCAAAGGGCGATGGAGGCAACTTCCTGGGCAAGTACATAAAAGGAGCACAGAACAACTTTAAGAACTTTGATAAAAATGAGGCAATGGGGAATAGCCCAGACCTGTTACCAGTCAATCTGCACCTCGtaggggtggtggaggaggggaagaaagaggaggggaaaacAGAAATGATCCCAGGAGGTGTTTACagagaaaaacacccccacaaacAACAGTGA